The genome window AGGCGGTCGTCGTGGGTGGCGACCATGGGGTAGCCCGTGCCGGCCATCAGCACGCGCAGGCACCGCACGTACGCCCGGTCGACCTCGGCCTTGCTCTGGTAGCCGTGCGACGGCGGCACCCGGTAGGCGCCCTTGACCAGCCGCACCCGTGCGTCCGCGAGGTCGCGGCAGTCGGCCTCGCTGCGGTAGAGGCAGGACTGGATCGCGACACCGGTCTCGGGGTAGTCGGCGCGCAGCGCCTGCAGGGTCTCCAGGGTGGCGTCGACGGTGGTGTGGTCCTCCATGTCGAGGGTGACCATGGAGCCGCAGGCACGGGCCGCCGCGCAGATCTGGCGGGCGTGGTCGAGCGCCATGCCCCGGTCGAGGGTCTGCCCGATGGCCGACAGCTTCACCGAGACCTCGGCCCGCTGGCCGAGCCCGAGCGGCTTGAGCGCGTCGAGCAGCGTGACGTACGCCTTGGTGGCGAGCACCGCGGTCTGCTGGTCGGTGACCTCCTCGCCGAGGTGGTCGATGGTCACGGTGAGCCCCGCGCCGGTGAGCCGCCGCACCACCGTGATCGCGTCGGCGGTGGTCTCCCCGGCGACGAACCGATCGACGACCCTGCGGGTGGCGGGGAGCTCCGACACGGCCTTGCGCATCAGCGGGCTGCGCGAGCTCGCGAGAAGCAGGGAGCGAAGCATGAGCTCAGGCTAGGTCCGCAGGTCACACGGGGCCACGGACAACCGCAACAGCCTTTTCATACAGATGTATGACAATGGTGGGGTGCAGCGGATAGCCGAGGAGATCGCCCGGCTGCTCGACGCGTCGGTCACCCTGGAGGACCGCGCCTTCCAGCTGCTCGCGTACGGCGCGCAGAGCGACGACATCGACGCCGTGCGCCAGGAGTCGATCCTGCGCCGGCGCGCCTCGCCCGAGGTGCGCGCCCACTTCGAGTCGTACGGCATCGCTACCGCGACCGGCCCGGTCCGGATCCCCGGCATCCACGGCATGCGGGGCCGGATCTGCGTGCCGCTCCGGCACGGCGGGGTCACCTACGGGTACCTGTGGCTGCTCGACTCCGGCACGATCACCGACGAGCGGCTCGCCGCCATCGCCCCGCTGGTGGACCGGGCCGCCGCGATGCTCGCCATGGAGGCCCGCGGCCGGCACGTGCCGCTCGCGGACCTGTTCTCGGCCGACCCGGCGCGGCGGGCCGCGGCCGGTGAGGCGATCGGGACCCGGGTCGACGGGCCGGTCTGCGCGCTCGCGGTGCGGACCGGGGCGGCGGGCGCCGGCTCGCTCTTCGTCGGCGCGCTGCGGACCCTGCCCCGCGGCGTGCTCATCGACCCCAGCCTGGACGAGCCGGTGCTGCCGGTGCTCGCCCCCGCCGCGCACGCGCCGCAGGCCGCGCGGATCCTCCGCGACCAGCACGGCACGGCCGCCGGGATCGGCGGGCCGCGCGACGACGTGGAGGAGGCGTGGGAGAGCTGGCGGGAGGCCCTGCTCGCGCTCCGGGTCGCCGAGCACGTCGAGCGGCACGCCCCGATCGCGGACTGGCCCGAGCTGGGGATCTTCCGGTTCCTCGCCCGGCTGCCCCGCCGGGACCTCGCCGCCCTGGCCGCCGAGTCGGCGGCGCTGCGGTCGGCCGGGCCCGAGCTGGCCCGCACCGTGGAGGCGTACCTCGACCACGCCGGGCACGTCCAGGAGACGGCGGCCGCGCTCGGCGTGCACCGGCAGACCCTCTACTACCGGCTGGGCCGGGCGGAGGAGCTCACCGGGCTCGACCTGGCCCGCGGGGAGGACCGCCTCCTGCTCCACCTGTCGCTCAAGGCCGCCGCGCTGACCGGCCCCCCGCGTCCCGGGGAGCCGGGCGGGCGCGGGCAGGCGCAGTAGCGGGCGGCGAGCCCCATCGGGCGCACCGGGGCGCCGCGCGCGGGCGGGGTGGCGGGCGACAGCGGTGTGCCGGGCACGCGGGCGGTCACCGGACGCGAACGGCGCCGGGTCACCGGCCGGCTCGTGGCGCGGCCGGGGTGTCACGCGCAGGCCTTCTCGTAGACCCGGAGCAGCTCCATGCTGATCCGCTCGAGCGAGTAGCGGGACCGGGCCCGGTCCGCGGCGGCGTAGCCGATCGCCGTCCGGAGGGTGGCGTCCCGCAGCAGCAGGCGGATCCGCTTCGCCACCTCCAGCGGCCGGTCCGGGCGGATGAGGAACCCGGTCACCCCGTCCACGATCGAGTCGAGGTGGGCGCCGGTGGCCGAGGCGATCACCGGGACCCCGCACGCCATGGCCTCGAGCGCCGCGATGCCGTTCGGCACCGTGGGGGAGAGCGAGAGCACCAGGTCGGCGCTGCGGATGAGCTTCGGCATGGTGGCGTGCGGGACCGTGCCGAGCAGCTCCACCCGGTCGGCCACGCCGTGGCTACGGGCGAGGTCGCGGAGCCGGCGGATGCTGAGCTCGTCCCCGCCGGCGATGAGCAGCTCGGCGTCCGGCACCGCGATCAGCGCGTTGACCGCGGTGTCCGCCCCGGTGTGCCCGATGTGCAGGAGCCGCGGCCGGGTGCCGCGCGGCAGCGCGGGCCCGTGCCGGCGGAAGCGCTCGACGTCCACCCCGTGCGGGACGACCGAGATGTTCGTGCGGGGCACGCCCATCTTGATGAGCTCGGTCTTCTCGTCCCCGCAGACCGCGATCACCGTCTTGGCCCGGCGGCCGATCGCGCACTCCAGGCGGCGCACCGGGCCGGGCGCCCGGTCGCCCTGGAGGATGTTGAGGGTCTGGGTGACCGGCACGTCCAAGCCCTCCGACCCCGCGATGGCGGCGAGCCCGCTGGTCCACGAGTGCGCGTGGATGATGTCGGGCCGCTTCTTGTGCCACCGCCGCCGCAGCGCGGCGCTGAAGTCCGGCAGGTAGGGGAGGAGATCGCTCTCCGACAGCTCGACGTCCGGCCCGGCCGGGACGTGTTCGACGCCGGCGCCCTTCACCTTGGCACGCGTGTACACGGTCACCCGGTGGCCGCGCGCCAATTGCCGGGCGATGGCTGGCGTTTCCGGGCTGAGCCCGTGAGCGCAGACGATCGCAATGTCCATGGCACACCTCACGGCACGAACCGCTCGTCGGGGAGGCGCTTCGCCCGGGAGTGGCCGTCAGCAGGTCATAAAGTCTCTTCCATGCCCTGATTCGCCCTAAACGTCCTTTCTGGGAAAAAGATGGAGTTCTGTCGGGAGTGCGAGGTCTGTGTCGTGCCGTAAGCCCGGGCCGTTGGGGCGCGTCAGGGTGTGCGTCACGGTGCGCGCGGAGGGTAACGGCGCCGTCGCGGGTACATACCGGGAATTTCACCGGCCGTTCGTGAGCCGGCCGTACATCTGGGTAGGAGGGGCGGTCCATGAGGAGTCAGTCGGATCCGCGGCGACCGGAACGGGGGCGTGGCTCTGGTGAGCGGGCGCGGCACCTGCGCGTGTGCCGGCGGTGCGGTGCGTGAGATCACCTTCACCCGCACCGAGCTCCGCGACGTCCGCCGGATGGCCGCGGCCGAGGCGCGCCGCCTCGGCATGGACGAGGACGCCACCGCCGAGCTCATGGTCGCGGTGAGCGAGGTGGCGACCAACGCCGTGCTCCACGGGGCACCGCCGGCCACGGCGCGCGTCTGGGATGAAGGCGGCGAGCTCGTGGTCGAAATCCGCGACGAGGGCCGCACCTGGCGGCCGGAGGCGCCACCCGGGCTGACCCGCCCGGCCGGCCTCTCCACCGGCGGCATGGGGCTGTGGGTCGCCCGCCGGCTCTGCAAGGACCTGAGCGTCGAGACCGGACCCGGCGGCACGACCGTCACCATGCGTTTCACCCTGCGGAGCGGGTAAGGGGTCGCCATGACCGTCCCACGCATCCTCATCGTCGGCGGCGGATACGTCGGCATGTACACCGCCCTGCGCCTGCAGCGCAGGCTCCGGCCCTGGGAGGCCCAGGTCACCGTCGCCGACCTCGACTCCTACATGACGTATCAGCCGTTCCTGCCCGAGGCCGCGGCCGGCAACATCGAGCCCCGCCACGTGGTCGTCCCGCTCCGCCAGGTCCTGCCCCGCTGCCGGATCCTCAGCGGGCGGGTCACCTCGGTACGGCTCGCCGACCGGGTGGCGGAGTTCAGCCCGCACGACGGGGCGGACTTCACGATCGAGTACGACTACCTGGTCTTCGCCCCCGGGTCGATCTCCCGGCTGCTGCCGATCCCCGGGCTCGCCGAGTGGGGCATCGGCTTCAAGACCGTGGAAGAGGCCATCCACCTGCGCAACCACGTGCTCGGGCAGCTCGACCTGGCCGCCTCCACCCCCGACGAGGCGGTGCGGCGCCGCGCGCTCACCTTCGTCTTCGTCGGCGGCGGGTACGCCGGCGTCGAGGCCCTCGCCGAGCTGGAGGACATGGCGAGCGACGCCTGCAAGTACTTCAAAGGCATCCGCAACAGCGACATGCGCTGGGTGCTCGTCGAGGCAACCGACCGCATCCTCCCCGAAGTGGGGCCGGACATGGGGCGGTGGACCGTGCGGCAGCTGCGCGCCCGCGGCATCGACGTCCGCCTCCGCACCCGGCTCGTCTCCGCGGAGAACGGCCACATCGTGCTCGACGACGGGGACGAGTTCGACGCCGATACCCTCGTCTGGACGGCCGGGGTGAAGCCCAACCCGCTCGTCTACGAGGGGGACCTGCCGCTCGACGACCGCGGCCGGGTCCGCGCGGACGCGTTCCTCCGGATCGTGGGCACCCGCTTCGCGTTCACCGCCGGCGACGTGGCCGCCGTGCCCGACCTCACCCGGCCTGGGGACTACTGCCCGCCCAACGCCCAGCACGCCGTA of Thermobispora bispora DSM 43833 contains these proteins:
- a CDS encoding proline dehydrogenase family protein, with product MLRSLLLASSRSPLMRKAVSELPATRRVVDRFVAGETTADAITVVRRLTGAGLTVTIDHLGEEVTDQQTAVLATKAYVTLLDALKPLGLGQRAEVSVKLSAIGQTLDRGMALDHARQICAAARACGSMVTLDMEDHTTVDATLETLQALRADYPETGVAIQSCLYRSEADCRDLADARVRLVKGAYRVPPSHGYQSKAEVDRAYVRCLRVLMAGTGYPMVATHDDRLIAIAEVLAGQHGRDRDAYEFQMLYGVRPDRQRELIESGARVRVYVPYGDDWYGYFMRRLAERPANVAFFLRAVRG
- a CDS encoding PucR family transcriptional regulator — its product is MQRIAEEIARLLDASVTLEDRAFQLLAYGAQSDDIDAVRQESILRRRASPEVRAHFESYGIATATGPVRIPGIHGMRGRICVPLRHGGVTYGYLWLLDSGTITDERLAAIAPLVDRAAAMLAMEARGRHVPLADLFSADPARRAAAGEAIGTRVDGPVCALAVRTGAAGAGSLFVGALRTLPRGVLIDPSLDEPVLPVLAPAAHAPQAARILRDQHGTAAGIGGPRDDVEEAWESWREALLALRVAEHVERHAPIADWPELGIFRFLARLPRRDLAALAAESAALRSAGPELARTVEAYLDHAGHVQETAAALGVHRQTLYYRLGRAEELTGLDLARGEDRLLLHLSLKAAALTGPPRPGEPGGRGQAQ
- a CDS encoding glycosyltransferase; translated protein: MDIAIVCAHGLSPETPAIARQLARGHRVTVYTRAKVKGAGVEHVPAGPDVELSESDLLPYLPDFSAALRRRWHKKRPDIIHAHSWTSGLAAIAGSEGLDVPVTQTLNILQGDRAPGPVRRLECAIGRRAKTVIAVCGDEKTELIKMGVPRTNISVVPHGVDVERFRRHGPALPRGTRPRLLHIGHTGADTAVNALIAVPDAELLIAGGDELSIRRLRDLARSHGVADRVELLGTVPHATMPKLIRSADLVLSLSPTVPNGIAALEAMACGVPVIASATGAHLDSIVDGVTGFLIRPDRPLEVAKRIRLLLRDATLRTAIGYAAADRARSRYSLERISMELLRVYEKACA
- a CDS encoding ATP-binding protein codes for the protein MREITFTRTELRDVRRMAAAEARRLGMDEDATAELMVAVSEVATNAVLHGAPPATARVWDEGGELVVEIRDEGRTWRPEAPPGLTRPAGLSTGGMGLWVARRLCKDLSVETGPGGTTVTMRFTLRSG
- a CDS encoding NAD(P)/FAD-dependent oxidoreductase encodes the protein MTVPRILIVGGGYVGMYTALRLQRRLRPWEAQVTVADLDSYMTYQPFLPEAAAGNIEPRHVVVPLRQVLPRCRILSGRVTSVRLADRVAEFSPHDGADFTIEYDYLVFAPGSISRLLPIPGLAEWGIGFKTVEEAIHLRNHVLGQLDLAASTPDEAVRRRALTFVFVGGGYAGVEALAELEDMASDACKYFKGIRNSDMRWVLVEATDRILPEVGPDMGRWTVRQLRARGIDVRLRTRLVSAENGHIVLDDGDEFDADTLVWTAGVKPNPLVYEGDLPLDDRGRVRADAFLRIVGTRFAFTAGDVAAVPDLTRPGDYCPPNAQHAVRQGKRLADNLIATIRGEELKPYRHRQLGSVATLGLYRGVAQVYGKEVRGFPAWFLHRTYHLARMPTLNKKSRILADWTLGLFFPREIVSLGAIQHPRQEFTLAARTTGPGRTAGQEVRTR